In a genomic window of Thermogemmata fonticola:
- a CDS encoding type I restriction-modification system subunit M, whose amino-acid sequence MTLDLSTLETWLWEAACVIRGPVDAPKFKDYILPLVFLKRLSDVFADEINRLASDYGDHQIVKRIIEDERERGIIADGRGSVRFYIPANARWETIRKRGWAGLGQFLTDAVRAVARENPRLAGVIDGVDFNATTAGQRIISDDYLAALVEILSRYRLGLDDAEPDVLGRAYEYLLRKFAEGQGQSAGEFYTPREVAVLMARLLDPQPDMTVYDPTCGSGGLLIKCHLRLLETHGVQENGRRKLPPRYAPLRLYGQEINPSTFAMARMNAVIHDMEAEIHLGDTMRNPAFKDTAGRLTTFDLVTANPMWNQKFPTDLYENDPFERFRYGVPPSSSADWGWLQHMLASLSDTGRMAVVLDTGAVSRGSGNQGSNRERDIRRAFVEADLIEAVVLLPENLFYNTTAPGIILVINRRKRHPGEILLINASQLFAKGRPKNYLTEEHIETIAEIYHTWGDPVGAYGSTPLHAIITTEEAARNDYNLSPSRYVVLNDKEEALPLEEAVVLLQEAEEERARADANLKAVLAALGLNGTEVQG is encoded by the coding sequence ATGACGCTCGACTTATCAACGCTCGAAACCTGGCTGTGGGAAGCGGCCTGCGTCATTCGTGGGCCGGTGGATGCGCCCAAGTTTAAGGACTACATCCTGCCGCTGGTCTTCCTCAAGCGGCTTTCAGACGTCTTCGCGGATGAGATCAACCGCCTAGCATCCGACTACGGCGATCATCAAATCGTTAAGAGAATCATAGAGGATGAGCGAGAGCGCGGGATCATTGCCGATGGACGTGGCTCGGTGCGTTTCTACATCCCTGCCAACGCCCGCTGGGAGACGATCCGCAAACGCGGCTGGGCAGGCCTGGGCCAGTTCCTCACTGACGCCGTGCGCGCCGTAGCGCGGGAAAATCCGCGCCTGGCCGGGGTGATCGACGGGGTGGATTTCAATGCCACCACTGCCGGGCAACGCATCATCTCCGATGACTATCTCGCCGCGCTGGTGGAGATCCTTTCACGCTACCGGCTGGGGCTGGACGACGCCGAGCCGGACGTCCTGGGGCGGGCCTACGAGTACCTGCTGCGCAAGTTCGCCGAGGGGCAGGGCCAAAGCGCCGGCGAGTTCTACACCCCGCGCGAGGTGGCCGTGCTGATGGCGCGGCTGCTCGACCCGCAGCCTGACATGACGGTTTACGACCCAACCTGCGGCTCCGGCGGGCTGCTCATCAAGTGCCATCTGCGCCTGCTGGAAACCCACGGCGTCCAGGAGAACGGCCGGCGCAAACTGCCTCCCCGATATGCCCCGCTGCGCCTCTACGGTCAGGAGATCAACCCCTCCACCTTTGCCATGGCGCGCATGAACGCCGTCATCCACGACATGGAGGCCGAGATTCACCTGGGCGACACCATGCGCAACCCGGCCTTCAAAGACACGGCCGGCCGTCTGACGACCTTCGATCTGGTGACCGCCAATCCCATGTGGAATCAAAAGTTCCCCACGGACTTGTACGAAAACGACCCCTTCGAGCGCTTCCGTTATGGTGTGCCGCCTTCGTCCAGCGCGGACTGGGGCTGGTTGCAGCACATGCTCGCCTCGCTGAGCGACACCGGACGCATGGCGGTGGTGCTGGATACCGGCGCGGTCAGTCGCGGCAGCGGCAATCAAGGCTCCAACCGCGAGCGCGACATCCGCCGGGCTTTTGTGGAAGCTGACCTGATCGAGGCGGTGGTGCTGCTGCCGGAAAACCTGTTCTACAACACCACCGCGCCGGGCATCATCTTAGTGATCAACCGCCGCAAGCGCCACCCTGGGGAGATTCTACTTATCAACGCCTCTCAGCTCTTTGCCAAAGGGCGGCCCAAGAATTACCTGACCGAGGAACACATCGAAACCATCGCCGAGATTTACCACACCTGGGGCGATCCCGTAGGGGCGTACGGCAGTACGCCCCTACACGCCATCATCACCACCGAAGAAGCCGCCCGCAACGACTACAACCTCTCGCCCAGCCGCTACGTGGTGCTAAACGATAAGGAAGAGGCGCTGCCGCTGGAGGAAGCGGTGGTGCTGCTCCAGGAAGCCGAAGAGGAGCGCGCCCGGGCCGACGCAAACCTCAAAGCGGTGCTCGCTGCGCTAGGACTAAACGGCACGGAGGTGCAAGGATGA